A single Calidifontibacter indicus DNA region contains:
- a CDS encoding DUF3710 domain-containing protein, producing MAIFRRKDKTADTAESTAETTDETTDETTTDSSTDPVVESEAEDAPADDLTSDDSSDGDPADASEDTEDTEDTEDTEDTDTDDGAAEDTERAPRLDSRAVDRSNGPFDRSEVDDLDGYLDFGSLAIRPNGEMELRLDVDESGQEITGITAVIGESACQMQVFAAPKTSGVWDGIRGEIHDNLLASGGTAEDKVGELGHELHVRMPAAGPDGRTSWSPATFVGVDGPRWFLRAVFSGRAAMEDDAFAQLLEFMRATVVTRGQEPRAPREMLPLHLPEGAEQAAAEAAAAEGVPNPFERGPEITEVR from the coding sequence GTGGCCATCTTCCGCCGCAAGGACAAGACCGCCGATACCGCCGAGTCCACGGCCGAGACCACGGACGAGACCACGGACGAGACCACGACCGACTCCTCGACCGACCCCGTGGTCGAGTCGGAGGCCGAGGACGCTCCGGCCGACGACCTGACGTCCGACGACTCCAGCGACGGTGACCCCGCTGATGCCAGCGAGGACACCGAGGACACCGAGGACACCGAGGACACCGAGGACACCGACACCGACGACGGGGCCGCCGAGGACACCGAGCGGGCGCCGCGCCTCGACTCGCGTGCGGTCGACCGCAGCAACGGGCCGTTCGACCGCTCCGAGGTCGACGACCTCGACGGCTACCTCGACTTCGGCTCGCTCGCCATCCGTCCCAACGGTGAGATGGAACTGCGTCTCGACGTCGACGAGTCGGGCCAGGAGATCACCGGTATCACCGCGGTCATCGGCGAATCCGCCTGCCAGATGCAGGTTTTCGCCGCGCCGAAGACCTCCGGCGTCTGGGACGGCATCCGCGGCGAGATCCACGACAACCTGCTCGCGTCCGGTGGCACCGCCGAGGACAAGGTGGGCGAACTCGGCCACGAGCTGCACGTCCGCATGCCGGCCGCCGGTCCGGACGGCCGCACCTCCTGGTCGCCCGCGACCTTCGTCGGTGTCGACGGCCCGCGTTGGTTCCTGCGTGCAGTCTTCTCGGGCCGCGCCGCGATGGAGGACGACGCGTTCGCCCAGCTGCTGGAGTTCATGCGGGCCACCGTCGTCACCCGTGGCCAGGAACCCCGCGCACCGCGTGAGATGTTGCCCTTGCACCTGCCCGAAGGAGCCGAGCAGGCCGCCGCCGAGGCCGCTGCGGCCGAGGGTGTGCCGAACCCGTTCGAACGCGGCCCGGAGATCACCGAGGTGCGTTGA
- the dut gene encoding dUTP diphosphatase: MTDRLTIRIKQLDPQLPVPAYARPGDAGMDLFAAEPVRLEPGERALVATGIAIAVPDGWVGLVHPRSGLAHRHGISMVNAPGTIDAGYRGEIKVNLINLDRDEAFDIARGDRIAQLVVQQCAHVVWEPVDELPASVRGETGHGASGGFGSGTCDHSRADAPASPSTTSMNEDR; encoded by the coding sequence ATGACCGACCGACTCACGATCAGGATCAAGCAGCTCGACCCGCAGCTGCCTGTGCCCGCGTACGCCCGCCCCGGCGACGCGGGCATGGACCTGTTCGCGGCAGAGCCGGTCCGGCTCGAGCCGGGGGAGCGGGCGCTGGTGGCCACCGGCATCGCCATCGCCGTTCCGGACGGCTGGGTGGGCCTGGTGCATCCGCGCTCGGGGCTCGCGCACCGGCACGGCATCAGCATGGTCAACGCACCTGGCACGATCGACGCCGGTTATCGCGGTGAGATCAAGGTCAACCTCATCAACCTCGACCGCGACGAGGCGTTCGACATCGCCCGAGGCGACCGCATCGCCCAACTCGTCGTGCAGCAATGCGCTCACGTCGTCTGGGAGCCGGTCGACGAGCTTCCCGCTAGCGTGAGGGGTGAGACCGGACACGGGGCCAGCGGTGGCTTCGGATCCGGCACCTGCGACCATTCCCGGGCTGACGCACCCGCCAGCCCGAGCACCACTTCGATGAACGAGGACCGATAA
- a CDS encoding DUF4193 domain-containing protein, producing MATDYDAPRKTDDDLSEDSLEELKSRRNDSSGNVDVDETEQAEGFELPGADLSGEEMEIRVIPRQADEFTCSVCFLVNHRSQLAGERGGLPICKDCA from the coding sequence ATGGCCACCGATTACGACGCTCCACGCAAGACCGACGACGACCTCTCCGAGGACAGCCTCGAGGAGCTGAAGTCCCGCCGCAACGACAGCAGCGGCAATGTCGATGTCGACGAGACCGAGCAGGCAGAAGGCTTCGAACTGCCGGGTGCGGACCTCTCCGGTGAGGAGATGGAGATCCGTGTCATCCCGCGTCAGGCCGACGAGTTCACCTGCTCGGTGTGCTTCCTGGTCAACCACCGCAGCCAGCTGGCCGGTGAGCGGGGCGGCTTGCCGATCTGCAAGGACTGCGCCTGA
- a CDS encoding inositol monophosphatase family protein, which produces MSVVNHLPVDVDPADLEHVARHVAVLAGRLIVDERPVDLGVAQTKSSRTDIVTEMDSRSEQLLRAELARLRPDDGVLGEEGTSHSGSSGITWVVDPIDGTVNYLYEIPAYAVSVAACVGDLADPERLVPVAGAVFNPVTRELFHAYAGGGARLSVGEHERRLEVSAQTDPALALLGTGFGYDSAKRARQAALLTDVISQVRDVRRIGSAALDLCSIAAGRLDVYYESGLNPWDRAAGQLIVAEAGGVVRGIDAEPTSDLVVAGPQVLVEQLAAWVLPARTWIDPAREA; this is translated from the coding sequence ATGTCGGTCGTCAACCACCTGCCAGTCGACGTCGACCCGGCCGATCTCGAACACGTCGCTCGCCATGTGGCGGTGCTCGCCGGACGTCTCATCGTTGACGAGCGTCCGGTCGATCTCGGTGTCGCACAGACGAAGTCGAGCCGCACCGACATCGTCACCGAGATGGACAGCCGCAGCGAACAGTTGCTGCGTGCCGAGCTCGCCCGCCTGCGTCCGGACGACGGGGTGCTGGGCGAGGAAGGCACCTCCCATTCCGGTAGCAGTGGCATCACCTGGGTCGTCGACCCGATCGACGGCACGGTGAACTATCTGTACGAGATCCCCGCCTATGCGGTCTCGGTCGCCGCGTGCGTCGGTGACCTCGCCGATCCCGAACGTCTCGTTCCAGTAGCGGGTGCGGTCTTCAATCCCGTGACCCGCGAGCTGTTCCACGCCTACGCCGGCGGCGGTGCCCGGTTGTCGGTCGGCGAACACGAGCGTCGGCTCGAGGTGAGCGCGCAGACCGATCCCGCGCTGGCGCTGCTCGGCACCGGCTTCGGTTACGACAGCGCCAAGCGGGCCCGGCAGGCAGCGTTGCTGACCGACGTGATCTCCCAGGTGCGCGACGTCCGCCGGATCGGCAGCGCCGCCCTCGACCTGTGCTCAATCGCCGCCGGCCGCCTCGACGTCTACTACGAGTCGGGCCTCAACCCGTGGGACCGCGCGGCCGGACAACTGATTGTCGCCGAGGCCGGAGGCGTGGTCCGTGGCATCGACGCCGAGCCCACCAGCGACTTGGTCGTGGCCGGTCCGCAGGTGCTCGTCGAGCAGCTGGCGGCCTGGGTGCTGCCGGCCCGCACCTGGATCGACCCCGCCCGCGAGGCCTGA
- a CDS encoding ferrochelatase: MSSPTSEPLDPKDPTAPGQAGQPHSEQPVDAGDAVELVEPQAQPTGVGDDEGLPPYDAVLLLSFGGPEAPEEVMPFLRRVTGGRGIPDERLEEVAHHYLQFGGKSPINDQCRALKSALHDELRRRGISTPVLWGNRNSEPFLTDALREAYDAGMRNIVAITTSAYSSYSSCRQYRENIAASLAELEQEGKRLNVDKVRQYATHPSFSRTNIRLITDAVRAADQPDDALLRVLFVTHSIPEAMDDTSGPGDGEGNLYEHQHDELAHVALDEIGATLDRDLDGALVYCSRSGPPSQPWLEPDINDHLRSLAADGVTDVVVAPIGFTSDHMEVVFDLDTEAAETAQELGLRMTRVPTVGTDPEFVHGLVDLVEERAAQARGEQVQMPAWPGEAMPPICRPGCCPNLRSALPAACGSD, encoded by the coding sequence ATGAGTTCTCCGACATCCGAACCGCTCGACCCGAAAGACCCCACGGCCCCCGGCCAGGCCGGGCAGCCCCACTCGGAGCAGCCAGTCGACGCAGGCGACGCAGTCGAACTGGTCGAACCCCAGGCCCAACCGACCGGCGTCGGCGACGACGAAGGGCTGCCGCCCTACGACGCCGTGCTGTTGTTGTCCTTCGGTGGGCCGGAAGCGCCCGAGGAGGTGATGCCGTTCCTACGTCGGGTGACCGGTGGACGCGGCATCCCCGATGAGCGCCTCGAGGAGGTTGCCCACCACTACCTGCAGTTCGGTGGCAAGAGTCCGATCAACGACCAATGCCGCGCTCTGAAGTCGGCCCTGCACGACGAACTGCGCCGACGGGGCATCAGCACCCCGGTGCTGTGGGGCAACCGCAACAGCGAACCCTTCCTCACCGACGCGCTGCGCGAGGCCTACGACGCCGGCATGCGCAACATCGTGGCGATCACCACGAGTGCCTACTCCTCCTACAGCTCGTGCCGGCAGTACCGCGAGAACATCGCCGCCTCGTTGGCCGAGCTCGAGCAGGAAGGCAAACGCCTCAACGTCGACAAGGTCCGCCAGTACGCCACCCACCCGAGCTTCTCGCGCACGAATATCCGGCTCATCACCGATGCCGTCCGTGCCGCCGACCAGCCCGACGACGCGCTGCTGCGGGTGTTGTTCGTCACCCACTCCATCCCGGAAGCGATGGACGACACCTCCGGACCCGGCGACGGCGAGGGCAACCTGTACGAACACCAGCACGACGAGCTGGCCCACGTCGCCCTCGACGAGATCGGAGCGACACTCGATCGCGACCTGGACGGCGCACTCGTCTACTGCTCCCGGTCCGGTCCGCCGTCGCAGCCCTGGTTGGAGCCCGACATCAACGACCACCTGCGGTCGCTGGCGGCCGATGGAGTTACCGACGTCGTCGTCGCACCGATCGGGTTCACCTCCGACCACATGGAGGTCGTGTTCGACCTCGACACGGAGGCCGCGGAGACTGCGCAGGAGCTCGGGTTGCGGATGACGCGGGTGCCGACGGTCGGCACCGACCCGGAGTTCGTGCACGGGCTCGTCGACCTCGTCGAGGAGCGGGCGGCACAGGCGCGCGGCGAGCAGGTGCAGATGCCCGCCTGGCCGGGTGAGGCCATGCCGCCGATCTGCCGCCCGGGGTGCTGTCCCAACCTGCGCTCCGCGCTTCCTGCAGCGTGCGGTTCCGACTGA
- the sepH gene encoding septation protein SepH: protein MRDLRFVGVDDEGTRLLLVDEDGQQHQVQIDDALRSAVRTVRPRSSDEGVDPNVRPRDVQAMLRSGLTIDEVAERTGWSPTKVGLFEPPIRAERDHVATTAQRLPLHTRVAGRDQTSTVGERVGERLAHRGVEAADITWNAYRGDRGWTIECRFPAGGRPRVATWRYDAQTQSLHPTDDEARWLSEEEQQPANLPFGRTTPASGVYDVVAEGGLDQSAPAARPVQRQSAPKIPHARVDEAEVATKQEPEAEPAAAEPEVEETEQKHSGPVDLVSVMRERSKARRRSGGRRKTDNSPNHPAGKGQSASAEHPDDESAVEEVDEATIGAEHGEQVAPHKPSVDDLGHDPVTGTADLFGLKEVEPLRREVVQPATEQPTEQPTEDAKEPTAEPDAQPDEDAVDEAAADSSPDDASDDVSDEPTTDESDESDESVEDAEPKPAAVKAAPTPEPESAPKRESESIVPERPSQARKGRPAVPSWDDIMFGKRGPKG from the coding sequence ATGCGCGACTTGCGGTTCGTCGGTGTCGACGACGAAGGCACTCGGCTCCTCCTCGTCGATGAGGACGGTCAGCAGCATCAGGTTCAGATCGACGACGCCCTGCGTAGTGCGGTGCGGACGGTCCGTCCGCGTAGCTCGGACGAGGGTGTCGACCCAAACGTTCGTCCGCGTGACGTGCAGGCGATGCTGCGGTCGGGTCTGACCATCGACGAGGTAGCCGAACGCACGGGTTGGTCGCCGACGAAGGTCGGTCTGTTCGAGCCGCCCATTCGCGCCGAGCGCGACCACGTCGCGACGACGGCGCAGCGGTTGCCGCTGCACACCCGCGTCGCCGGCCGTGACCAGACCTCGACCGTCGGCGAGCGGGTCGGTGAGCGCCTTGCGCACCGCGGGGTCGAGGCCGCCGACATCACGTGGAACGCCTACCGCGGCGACCGCGGCTGGACGATCGAGTGCCGTTTTCCGGCCGGTGGCCGCCCGCGGGTCGCGACCTGGCGTTACGACGCGCAGACGCAGAGCCTCCACCCGACCGACGACGAAGCTCGTTGGTTGAGCGAGGAGGAGCAGCAGCCGGCGAACCTCCCCTTCGGTCGCACCACACCGGCCTCCGGGGTCTACGACGTCGTGGCCGAGGGTGGCCTCGACCAGTCGGCGCCCGCGGCGCGACCCGTGCAGCGCCAGTCGGCTCCGAAGATCCCGCACGCGCGGGTCGACGAGGCCGAGGTGGCGACCAAGCAGGAGCCCGAGGCCGAGCCGGCCGCAGCGGAGCCGGAGGTCGAGGAGACCGAGCAGAAGCACAGCGGTCCCGTCGACCTCGTGTCGGTGATGCGTGAACGGTCGAAGGCGCGGCGCCGCTCCGGCGGCCGGCGCAAGACCGACAACTCCCCCAACCATCCGGCCGGCAAGGGTCAGTCGGCCTCCGCCGAGCACCCGGACGACGAGTCCGCCGTCGAGGAGGTCGACGAGGCCACCATCGGCGCGGAGCACGGCGAGCAGGTTGCCCCGCACAAGCCGTCCGTCGACGACCTGGGTCACGACCCGGTGACGGGCACGGCCGACCTGTTCGGGCTGAAAGAGGTCGAGCCGCTGCGTCGCGAGGTGGTTCAGCCGGCCACCGAGCAGCCCACCGAGCAGCCCACCGAGGACGCGAAGGAGCCCACCGCGGAGCCGGACGCGCAGCCCGACGAGGACGCTGTCGACGAGGCGGCTGCGGACAGCTCCCCTGACGACGCGTCGGACGACGTGTCGGACGAGCCCACCACCGACGAGTCCGACGAGTCCGACGAGTCCGTCGAGGACGCGGAGCCGAAGCCGGCCGCGGTGAAGGCCGCACCCACGCCCGAGCCGGAAAGTGCGCCGAAGCGCGAGTCGGAGAGCATCGTGCCGGAGCGTCCGAGCCAGGCCCGCAAGGGACGTCCGGCGGTGCCGAGCTGGGACGACATCATGTTCGGCAAGCGCGGCCCGAAGGGCTGA
- a CDS encoding MFS transporter produces MSERDEHRPTAPLPRPRTEHPDDRRRECRRYDDRGHESQYGRDDDDRRDRRRFDDRYADRRDGPSGGTAMPSSRTRVVGRGVARSAGAVARMTAGAGRSTLKAARRASNSHGAGESGLGRLIEVHAFSSAGDAAVAIGLAGTVFFAAPGEQAKTQTLLFLLLTMLPFAIVAPLIGPVLDRLRHGRRWAIGGTLAIRAFFCWVLAGAVAAESTLLFPVAMCVLVSSKAYLVSRSAATPRLLPDSMTLVKANSRLSLAGVVGAVMAGALAGGAAKFGGSEWALRVAFVLFTIGTILAILLPPRVDSTIGEKPAPMFRRKTKFPISGDVISALRANAGLRWLSGFLTLFMAFLMRAEPFPGWENKQTQLLALVLGAAGLGNALGTVMGNLMKVASPRIIVLVMLIVDAAVVVFAALNFRLWTAVLVALVAGVGQQLGKLALDSLIQDRVPEHMRTSVFGRSETLLQLSWVIGGIIAVAIPTNAHLGMYLSAAVLVVWAVLVLWWHTGRTVRSGNEPYDRVHDSPTVGISRKQAMHPPRDRRG; encoded by the coding sequence ATGAGCGAGCGGGACGAACACCGGCCCACCGCCCCGTTGCCGCGCCCGCGCACGGAGCACCCGGACGACCGGCGGCGGGAGTGCCGCCGCTACGACGATCGTGGCCACGAATCCCAGTACGGACGTGACGACGACGATCGCCGTGACCGACGCCGGTTCGACGACAGGTACGCCGACCGCCGAGATGGACCGTCAGGTGGCACCGCGATGCCGTCCTCGCGCACCCGGGTAGTCGGTCGAGGGGTAGCACGCTCGGCCGGCGCTGTCGCCCGGATGACCGCCGGTGCCGGACGAAGCACCCTGAAGGCTGCCCGTCGGGCGAGCAACTCGCACGGCGCCGGTGAGTCCGGTCTCGGCCGCCTCATCGAGGTGCACGCGTTCAGTTCGGCCGGCGACGCCGCCGTCGCCATCGGTCTGGCCGGCACCGTCTTCTTCGCCGCACCCGGGGAGCAGGCCAAGACCCAGACGCTGCTGTTCCTGCTCCTCACAATGCTTCCGTTCGCGATCGTCGCGCCCCTGATCGGTCCCGTGCTCGACCGCCTGCGCCACGGTCGCCGGTGGGCGATCGGCGGCACGCTCGCGATCCGCGCCTTCTTCTGTTGGGTGCTCGCAGGAGCGGTTGCCGCTGAATCCACCCTGCTGTTCCCGGTCGCAATGTGCGTGCTGGTCTCGTCCAAGGCGTATCTGGTCAGCCGATCCGCGGCGACCCCACGCCTGCTGCCCGATTCGATGACGCTGGTGAAGGCCAACAGCCGGCTGTCGCTGGCCGGAGTCGTCGGCGCCGTCATGGCCGGTGCACTTGCCGGTGGTGCGGCGAAGTTCGGCGGGTCGGAGTGGGCACTGCGAGTTGCCTTCGTCCTGTTCACGATCGGCACGATTTTGGCGATCCTGCTGCCACCCCGGGTCGACTCGACCATCGGCGAGAAGCCCGCGCCGATGTTCCGGCGCAAGACGAAGTTTCCGATCTCCGGCGACGTCATCTCCGCGCTGCGGGCGAACGCCGGCCTCCGCTGGCTGTCCGGCTTCCTGACGCTGTTCATGGCCTTCCTGATGCGCGCCGAACCGTTCCCGGGCTGGGAGAACAAGCAGACCCAGTTGCTGGCCCTCGTGCTCGGCGCAGCGGGACTCGGCAATGCTCTTGGCACGGTGATGGGCAACCTGATGAAGGTTGCTTCACCGCGGATCATCGTCCTGGTGATGTTGATCGTCGACGCTGCCGTGGTGGTGTTCGCGGCGTTGAACTTCCGCCTGTGGACGGCCGTCCTGGTGGCGCTCGTCGCCGGTGTCGGACAGCAGTTGGGCAAGCTCGCGCTCGACTCATTGATCCAGGACCGCGTGCCCGAACACATGCGCACCAGCGTCTTCGGCCGCTCCGAGACACTGCTGCAGCTGTCCTGGGTGATCGGCGGCATCATCGCCGTCGCGATCCCGACGAACGCGCATCTCGGCATGTATCTCTCGGCGGCCGTGCTCGTGGTGTGGGCGGTGCTCGTGCTCTGGTGGCACACCGGACGCACCGTCCGCAGCGGCAACGAACCGTACGACCGGGTGCACGACAGCCCGACCGTGGGCATCAGCCGCAAGCAGGCGATGCACCCGCCGCGCGACCGCCGCGGCTGA
- a CDS encoding thymidine kinase, whose protein sequence is MAELVFFSGTMDCGKSTLALQMEHNHRARGREGLIFTKNDRAGAAVLSSRLGLSREAVEVTDELDFWELVIAQTAHGREIHYVICDEAQFYEPEQIEQLARVVDECDIDVYAFGIMADFRTQLFPGSKRLIELADRLQVPQVEALCWCGRGATHNARVVDGHMVIEGEQVVVGDVAGETAHAVEYEVLCRRHYMRRMTSAAARLQSGSADILPFDLGLCPLPSAPMGDTSPGQ, encoded by the coding sequence GTGGCTGAACTCGTCTTCTTCTCCGGCACCATGGACTGCGGCAAGTCCACACTCGCCCTGCAGATGGAGCACAACCACCGAGCGCGCGGGCGCGAAGGACTCATCTTCACCAAGAACGACCGCGCCGGCGCGGCCGTTCTCTCCTCCCGTCTCGGCCTGTCGCGTGAGGCGGTCGAGGTGACCGACGAGCTGGACTTCTGGGAACTGGTCATCGCGCAGACCGCCCATGGTCGCGAGATCCATTACGTCATCTGCGACGAGGCCCAGTTCTACGAGCCGGAGCAGATCGAGCAGCTCGCGCGGGTCGTCGACGAATGCGACATCGACGTGTACGCGTTCGGCATCATGGCCGACTTTCGAACCCAGCTCTTCCCGGGTTCGAAGCGACTGATCGAACTCGCCGACAGGTTGCAGGTGCCGCAGGTCGAGGCGCTGTGCTGGTGCGGTCGCGGTGCCACTCACAACGCCCGCGTCGTCGACGGACACATGGTCATCGAGGGCGAACAGGTCGTCGTCGGCGACGTCGCCGGCGAAACCGCGCACGCGGTCGAGTACGAGGTGCTGTGTCGACGTCATTACATGCGCCGGATGACCTCGGCCGCCGCCCGCCTGCAGAGCGGTTCCGCGGACATTCTTCCCTTCGATCTCGGATTGTGCCCCCTGCCTTCGGCGCCGATGGGCGATACTTCACCCGGGCAGTGA
- a CDS encoding helix-turn-helix domain-containing protein translates to MSGRPFGRTGWEVHTLVRPEADEVVVIGSGDGGSWMSVEAIDNALDFAHLLRALRLDAGLTQEALAERSGLSIEGISALERGHRLHPRRSTIDLLARALRVDESVRRQMEERARRPAATRASPPDSGTPASARESDRRPTDNRTDHHRLVPDQLPAPPTCLFGRAELVDHVVRAVRRGARTVVLSGMGGLGKSAVLVQAAHLLADEFTDGRIHLDMCGGQRGSALTADDALSFVLESLLAEGTPVPTRRAAAVAMYRSLSAGRKLLIVLDDMPPDLPLDDLVPGGDCVLLVSGRAAPPLGVDLVHVAVPVLDDRAGRALLQDLVGAPRLEAEPEATASLLHSCAGLPLAIKIIGARLQRRTSWPVSYLAERVARQGDRLHELRIGDVAVRRCIEETLWHLETGRGDLDDAHRLFVRIGILRRRSVSVVTAAALADISLDRARAALERLTDTSLLDSIGPGQFSVHDLVHDHARELADELDDAEVAGIRRRCRRAYAALGWTAREQVRPSHPEGLAQHHAQDWPHDFDAVGSLSAIALEVDHIRELLASGLSSQDEAEQRESVLLALAFTAYCTTRSMFFDWSQHLQDALRTSVGQEPVLRASLLLDLSTAQTSRGEHQESLRSAHEADRIAEELGSPRLQAAAAMALSLSSGRVGAPTAYGFAVRALELARQAKDDFLEAAALRDVGVQLCRDEHLHEGLDAATRSLEIFERIGNERGRCMGLINVGVMRRRLGQREPARQLLEDAVASARACGDRELETEALDELGRWHLGAGDRARGLELMESGLSLVDARGARQWEAGIRTRMASALAEAGMWDDAIEHWDIALQICRQRGEEGIAADLQRQRERALCGDTAGHSRPLSGRADSASTVVPRG, encoded by the coding sequence ATGTCCGGTCGCCCTTTCGGTCGTACGGGCTGGGAAGTCCATACGCTCGTCAGGCCGGAAGCCGACGAAGTGGTGGTCATCGGGAGTGGCGATGGAGGCTCGTGGATGTCTGTGGAAGCGATCGACAATGCGTTGGACTTCGCGCACCTGTTGCGGGCCCTGCGGCTCGACGCGGGGTTGACCCAGGAGGCTCTCGCCGAACGCAGCGGCCTCAGTATCGAAGGAATCAGCGCCTTGGAGCGGGGGCACCGGCTGCACCCTCGACGGTCCACGATCGATTTGTTGGCTCGTGCATTACGAGTCGATGAGTCGGTTCGTCGCCAGATGGAGGAGCGGGCCCGGCGACCCGCAGCCACCCGAGCCTCGCCCCCGGACTCGGGCACGCCTGCGTCGGCGCGGGAGTCCGATCGAAGGCCCACGGACAACCGCACCGACCACCACCGGCTCGTGCCCGACCAGTTACCGGCACCACCGACGTGTCTGTTCGGACGTGCGGAGCTCGTGGACCACGTCGTCCGCGCTGTTCGTAGGGGTGCTCGCACGGTCGTACTCAGCGGAATGGGTGGCTTGGGAAAGTCGGCGGTGCTCGTCCAGGCTGCGCACCTGTTGGCCGACGAATTCACCGACGGCCGGATTCACCTCGATATGTGTGGGGGACAGCGAGGTTCGGCGTTGACAGCGGACGACGCCCTGTCCTTCGTCCTTGAGTCGCTACTCGCTGAAGGCACGCCCGTACCGACCCGACGTGCGGCCGCGGTCGCCATGTACCGATCGCTCAGCGCGGGTCGAAAGTTGCTGATCGTGCTGGACGACATGCCCCCCGACCTTCCACTGGACGATCTCGTGCCCGGAGGCGACTGCGTCCTGCTGGTCAGTGGACGCGCCGCGCCACCGCTCGGCGTGGATCTGGTGCACGTGGCGGTGCCGGTGCTCGATGACCGGGCTGGTCGCGCGTTGCTGCAGGACCTCGTCGGTGCGCCACGTCTGGAAGCCGAACCGGAGGCGACAGCGTCCCTGCTGCACAGTTGTGCGGGCCTGCCGCTCGCCATCAAGATCATCGGTGCGCGGCTCCAGCGCCGCACGTCGTGGCCGGTCTCCTACCTGGCCGAACGCGTTGCGAGACAGGGCGATCGCCTTCATGAGTTGCGGATCGGCGATGTCGCCGTCCGCAGGTGCATCGAAGAGACGTTGTGGCATCTGGAGACGGGGCGCGGTGACCTCGACGATGCACACCGTCTGTTCGTGCGGATCGGGATTCTGCGCAGGCGCTCGGTCTCGGTCGTCACCGCGGCAGCGCTGGCCGACATCTCGCTGGACCGTGCGCGGGCCGCGTTGGAGCGGCTGACCGACACGAGCCTGCTGGACAGCATCGGCCCGGGGCAGTTCAGTGTTCACGACCTCGTCCACGACCACGCACGCGAACTTGCCGATGAACTCGACGACGCCGAGGTCGCCGGGATCAGGCGTCGCTGCCGGCGCGCGTACGCCGCCTTGGGTTGGACTGCCCGCGAGCAGGTGCGTCCGAGCCACCCCGAGGGCTTGGCGCAGCACCACGCGCAGGATTGGCCGCACGACTTCGACGCGGTGGGGTCGTTGTCGGCGATCGCCCTCGAGGTCGACCACATCCGCGAACTGTTGGCCAGCGGACTGTCGTCGCAGGACGAAGCGGAACAACGCGAGTCCGTGCTGCTGGCGCTGGCCTTCACGGCGTACTGCACCACTCGGTCGATGTTTTTCGACTGGTCCCAGCATCTCCAGGACGCACTGCGCACCTCGGTCGGTCAGGAACCGGTGCTGCGGGCGTCCTTGTTGCTGGATCTCTCCACGGCACAGACCTCGCGAGGCGAGCACCAGGAGAGTCTGAGGTCGGCGCACGAGGCGGACCGTATTGCCGAGGAACTCGGCTCGCCGAGGCTGCAGGCCGCGGCGGCGATGGCACTGTCACTGAGCTCCGGTCGCGTCGGCGCGCCGACCGCCTACGGGTTCGCGGTCCGCGCACTGGAACTCGCCCGACAAGCCAAGGACGACTTCCTGGAGGCGGCGGCGCTGCGCGACGTCGGAGTGCAACTGTGCCGTGACGAGCACCTGCACGAGGGGCTGGATGCCGCGACCCGCTCGCTGGAGATCTTCGAACGCATCGGCAATGAGCGTGGCCGCTGCATGGGTCTGATCAACGTGGGCGTCATGCGCAGGCGGCTCGGACAGCGTGAGCCGGCCAGACAGTTGCTGGAGGACGCGGTGGCGTCCGCGCGTGCCTGTGGCGATCGCGAGTTGGAGACCGAAGCACTCGACGAACTCGGCCGTTGGCATCTCGGAGCCGGTGACCGCGCCCGTGGCCTCGAACTCATGGAATCCGGTCTGTCCCTCGTCGACGCGCGTGGCGCGAGGCAGTGGGAAGCCGGAATCCGGACGCGGATGGCCTCCGCGCTGGCCGAAGCCGGCATGTGGGACGACGCCATCGAACACTGGGACATCGCTCTGCAGATCTGTCGACAGCGCGGGGAGGAAGGTATTGCGGCGGATCTGCAGCGGCAACGAGAACGAGCTCTGTGCGGCGACACAGCTGGTCACTCGCGTCCCCTGTCGGGCCGAGCGGACTCGGCATCTACAGTCGTACCTCGTGGCTGA